CCTGCGGACGACAGATATGAATATTCTGCAGGAAGACGCTGCCGAGCGGCTCGACCTGGGAGGAATTGGCCGGATGCTGGCGATGACCCCCAACGACGAAGTGAACTCGCTGGCGGCGATGAACATGGCGGAACTGTTTGGACGCGCCAATATCTTCCAGTTGACCCCCTGGCGTCAGGTGGAACGTAACGAGCAACCCCCTCCGCATCTGCGATCGCGGTACCTGTTCAGTCAGGGACTCACGTTTGACCGTCTGTTGCAACGCTACGAGGAAGGAGATCAAATCAAGACGACGAAGTTGACCAAAGAGTTCGATTTCCTCAAATTTCAGGAGATGCACCAGGGTCAGGCGATTCCGCTATTTCATATTGTGGGAAATCGACTGACGGTCATTGATGCCGAAACGCGTCAGGACTTTAAACCAGGTGAAGCGGTGATCGCGCTGGTTCCCAAAATCGATCGCACTGCTGTGTCGTGAGGGTTCCCAAATCTCGTCCGGGCTGCTGGTTGTCTGCTGAAAAAGGAGTTTTGCCGACATGAGGAACTTCCTCCCGCTGTGGTTGCTGGCCTGTCTGGCGTTCTCGCTGGGCCGCTGCTGTGATGCCGTTGCGGCCGAGCCGCCGACCATCGCGCTCATCAATGGGCAGACGTTAACCGCCGATCAGCTTCAGCTCGAGTTCTATCTGTCGCAGTTGCCCGATAAGGGAAGCCTGTCTGAACGGATGCAGGTCATCAACAAGTTGATCGACCGCGAACTGGTCCGCCAGTTTCTCGTGGAACGCCGCATCAAGACCGATCCCGCCGTGCTCGACCAAAAGGTGGCCGACGTCGAGCGGATCATCACCCAACGGGGGGAAAAGCCTGAAGACGTGTTGAACCGGCTGCATCTGACCAAAGAACAACTCCGCGAACTGTTTGCCGTGAATGCGGCATGGGATGCCTATCTAGAGGCGATGGTCACGCGTCCGCAGATGCAAGCGGAATTCGACGCCAATCGCGGCGTCCTGGACGGAACCCGGGTGAAGGCTTCGCAG
This window of the Planctomicrobium piriforme genome carries:
- a CDS encoding peptidylprolyl isomerase, giving the protein MRNFLPLWLLACLAFSLGRCCDAVAAEPPTIALINGQTLTADQLQLEFYLSQLPDKGSLSERMQVINKLIDRELVRQFLVERRIKTDPAVLDQKVADVERIITQRGEKPEDVLNRLHLTKEQLRELFAVNAAWDAYLEAMVTRPQMQAEFDANRGVLDGTRVKASQIVIFVKPNASNEAWRQAEEQLEKVRHQIVTGEITFADAAKKYSQSPSGKNGGDLGEFEYTGRVDTAISKVAFNLQNQEVSLPFRTRFGVHLVQVHDRLPGQLSLEDVQGVIVAKLSERLWADVVLRERQKASIQVLAN